One Desulfonatronovibrio magnus genomic window, TTAAAATTTTTGCTAAGCTAACCGTTCCAAGCTCAGTATACAAATGAATCACTGTTTCCACACCCTTACAATATCAATTTCATAATGGAACTGTCCTTTGCAGAATCATGCTTATGGCAATATTATAATGCTTCTACCTAACCAGCCTTGACCTTATTTTCAGAAAGGGCACGCGGGTCTGATGCTTGCCTGATGAAAAAAACGCAGTACTCTCAATGTCCACTGCTTGCTCAATGGGGAGATTATGAAAAGACGCGGTTTTATCAGCATTCTCAGCACTATTTTGGGGTCACTGGTATTTGGAGGGAAAATTCCGAAGGTAAAAAATCCAGGGTTGTTCCCAAGCCTGTGTCCCTGTTCAAATGCCATGTGGCAGGATTTCAGTACTATCAGGGGCTGATGTTTTTTTCGCACCTCAACCTTGGTGTGCAATTGAGGTTGCTGCGAGAGCCTAATAACCATCACGACAGCAAAGCCATTGCCGTATTCACCTCAAACGGCCATAAACTTGGCTATATATCCAAAACTCACAACCCGCTTCCTGCAAATCTCATGGATAATGGACACATACTCACAGCCAGCCTGAGGTCAGCTTCATCAGATATGGGGGATTATAGCTGCTTGGATATGGGAGTTTTTGTGAGTGGTGGTAGGCAGGGGGTGTGATTTTTCGGGGGTTATGGTTTAATTTTGTAGTCAGGATAATGTAATTGCGAAACAGCTTGTTTCGCAATGCGAAGCAGCTTGCTTTTGAAAAAGTTGATAATCATTAAACACATTGAGAATGCTAAATATCGAACAATCCAATCAGCCTGCTGAAGATCTTTCCAGAGTTGTTCAAAGGCACTTAGAGTCAGCAAGGTATCCCCTTACTTCACGTCAGCTTACAAGAAGGATCCGTTCAGAGTATAGTTGTCCTGAGTATAGAGTTATTCGCGAGTTGAGAAATCTCCTAAAGTCCGGAGAAGTTCTGCAGCACAATGGAAAGTGGCTGGTCAATACTGATGATAAGCCTAAAGACGGTCTGCTGTACGTTAAGGAATCAAAACCTGTAATACCCAGACCGAATGTTTCACTTGAAACTGCTGAATTAATCTGGGGTTTTGACCCGACTGTAGAAAATAGGTTATCTGAAGAGCAAGATAGAATTCCAAGAAACTGGACTTATTTTCGTAAGCTGCTTTCATATTACCGTGAATGCGTCCGGAATGAAGAAGGCAGCAAGGCCATGGCGTTTTGCAACCAGCTTGGAAAAACTTTTTTGTTTCTTCATAAGACCAGCAACTGGATGCCTAAATCAGGTACGACCTGGCAGACATTCATTCCTCTTGGCCCACATCTGTCCGAATTTGTAAATTCATTGCCCAGGGAAGGTGATGATACATCTCTGGTGCTAGGTTACCCTGTTTCAGCGTTTTACAAAGAAGAAACACTTGGACCATCTGTGTCCGGCCTGATGCCTGTATTTTTTTACTCAGTGGAATTTTCACTAAAAGACAAAGGTTTAGTTGTACACATATCAAAACCAGTACCGGAAGTTAATCTTAAATGGCTTGAATATGCCTTTTCCAAAAAAAATGATAGTCAAAACAACTTTTTTTCAGCATGCGGATTCATCAGATCAGGCAATGCAGAAAAAACAAATCCTGCGCTTGATAGACATGAATCATCTCCCAGTCTGGAGAATCTGGTCGCAACTTTAAACACTTTTCTGCCTCGTAAAATTATCGAACCTTTAAATACATTCCTGGTTCCATCTGAACCAATAAAAGAACCTTTCAAGAATGGCATATACAATAGAGCAGTTATCATGCTGGCCAAAAAAACCAGGTATAGCGCCAGACTGCTTCAAGAACTGAATGCAATTGCATCTGCTTCAGATAATGAGTTAGATAGAACAGCTTTAAGACATGTTTTTTTTGATGCTGCATTGCCAGATACTGAAAGCCAGGAGACTAACCAAGATCAGGCTGATGAAGAAATTGTTGCTGATGTTTTCACCTTTAATCCTGCTCAGCGCCGGGCGGTTGCTTCTCTTCTCACTGATCAATTGACCGTTATTACTGGTCCACCGGGAACGGGTAAGAGCCAGGTTGTTGCAGGCTGTACTATAAATGCTTTATTTAATGACAAAAGTGTTCTTTTTTCCAGCAGAAACCATAAGGCCATTGATGCTGTGGTTCACCGTCTGACAGATTCTCAGGGAAATCCGTTAATAGTTCGAGCCAATTCCAAAGAAGACCCCAACCTACGCTTCACCTTTTCCAAAGCAATCAGAAATATGCTGGTAAGTCAGTCTAATCCCTTAGTAAGGGAAGAAATGGACAAAGCAAAAATTTATTTGAAGAAACGACTTTCAGAAAGGGGAAAGTCAGCCTTAGAAGCTCGTCATATTGCGCATTGTGCATCTCTGCTGGGGGAAATCGAAGAAAAAATGTCCTACCTGAAAACAGAAATGGATCAGGAATTGACTGTTTTTCTTGATAGTTATCCAGAGGATTTTCCCAATGATCTGGTACAGCAAATGAGCAAAAAGATTTCGTCTGCTTCTCCAACCAGTTCAATCCAGGATGAAGCCTGCAAGATTATTGGGGGTCGATTTGCAAAAATTAAATTTCTGTATGCATATTTTAAAATTCGCTTTGCCCTGAAAGCACTCCCAGGAATACCGAAGTTGCCTTTTTTACCTACCCAAAAAGCCAGATTCCTCCTTAATAAGGCAATGCCAGAACTTTCCAGGGCTTCAGAATATTCCGGAATGAAACAGGAAGCCCAGTCTATAGAAAAAGATATCAAAAACCTGCCTCCTTTAGAGAGAATTGTTCAAAGCTTAGCTGAAACCACAAAGCATCTTGAAGGTCGCTTAGAGGCCATGAAAACTCTGGATATTCAAAGCAGGCAGGGGCTTCCTGATGGTCTTGACAGTACAACTCTCGCTGGACTCCGGTCTGGCCTAAACTCATTATTTACAGGATTGCAGGACGGCAAGGTTGACAGAACAGTCCAAAAGACATTGCTACAGGAGGCTCCCGGAATACTAAAAGCATTTCCGGCATGGGCAGTAACCAGTTTGTCGATAGGTTCCAGAATACCCCTTCTGCCTGGCTTGTTTGATCTGGCCCTGATTGATGAAGCCAGCCAATCTGATATTCCCTCAGCTATTCCAGTCCTTTTCAGAGCCAAAAGAGCAGGTGTTATTGGCGATCCTCTTCAACTGACACATGTATCAAATCTCAGCCTTTCAAAGGATGCCATGCTCTGGAAAAAAATTGAGAATTCAGAGATTGAAGACTTTCGTTTCTCATACTCCCAGCACTCACTTTATGATCTTTGTGCCAGTGTGCGTGGAATTGATCCGATTTTGCTAAATATCACCTACCGCGGCTCTGAAGCTATAGCACAGTATTCCAATCATCTATTTTACGGGGGCAACCTGCAGGTTGGTACTGATCCAGAGGGACTTAATCCGCCCAGTGGAGTGAAGCCCGGCATCCACTGGACAGAACTTTCAGGTGATATTGCAAGTGCTG contains:
- a CDS encoding HIRAN domain-containing protein, with product MKKTQYSQCPLLAQWGDYEKTRFYQHSQHYFGVTGIWRENSEGKKSRVVPKPVSLFKCHVAGFQYYQGLMFFSHLNLGVQLRLLREPNNHHDSKAIAVFTSNGHKLGYISKTHNPLPANLMDNGHILTASLRSASSDMGDYSCLDMGVFVSGGRQGV
- a CDS encoding AAA domain-containing protein, yielding MLNIEQSNQPAEDLSRVVQRHLESARYPLTSRQLTRRIRSEYSCPEYRVIRELRNLLKSGEVLQHNGKWLVNTDDKPKDGLLYVKESKPVIPRPNVSLETAELIWGFDPTVENRLSEEQDRIPRNWTYFRKLLSYYRECVRNEEGSKAMAFCNQLGKTFLFLHKTSNWMPKSGTTWQTFIPLGPHLSEFVNSLPREGDDTSLVLGYPVSAFYKEETLGPSVSGLMPVFFYSVEFSLKDKGLVVHISKPVPEVNLKWLEYAFSKKNDSQNNFFSACGFIRSGNAEKTNPALDRHESSPSLENLVATLNTFLPRKIIEPLNTFLVPSEPIKEPFKNGIYNRAVIMLAKKTRYSARLLQELNAIASASDNELDRTALRHVFFDAALPDTESQETNQDQADEEIVADVFTFNPAQRRAVASLLTDQLTVITGPPGTGKSQVVAGCTINALFNDKSVLFSSRNHKAIDAVVHRLTDSQGNPLIVRANSKEDPNLRFTFSKAIRNMLVSQSNPLVREEMDKAKIYLKKRLSERGKSALEARHIAHCASLLGEIEEKMSYLKTEMDQELTVFLDSYPEDFPNDLVQQMSKKISSASPTSSIQDEACKIIGGRFAKIKFLYAYFKIRFALKALPGIPKLPFLPTQKARFLLNKAMPELSRASEYSGMKQEAQSIEKDIKNLPPLERIVQSLAETTKHLEGRLEAMKTLDIQSRQGLPDGLDSTTLAGLRSGLNSLFTGLQDGKVDRTVQKTLLQEAPGILKAFPAWAVTSLSIGSRIPLLPGLFDLALIDEASQSDIPSAIPVLFRAKRAGVIGDPLQLTHVSNLSLSKDAMLWKKIENSEIEDFRFSYSQHSLYDLCASVRGIDPILLNITYRGSEAIAQYSNHLFYGGNLQVGTDPEGLNPPSGVKPGIHWTELSGDIASAGGSGCYCTGEIEGVVKVVRNMLEQNNFKGSIGVVTPFRQQANRIQDALFDGGVNYTALNNAKVIVQTAHGFQGDERDVIIFSLCAGPDMPQGSRAFLRETGFLFNVAVSRARAVLHVIGNKKWASSCGISHIQKLADDPKKILPQPHTTPWAPHESPWEKVLFEALVDAGLDPRPQFPVRNRRLDIALIRSGDPGLKLDIEVDGDCHRNPDGSRKYDDTWRDIQLQGLGWKVIRFWTYQLRENLHSCVDDVVKIWEGK